One Dyadobacter sp. NIV53 DNA segment encodes these proteins:
- the mscL gene encoding large-conductance mechanosensitive channel protein MscL: MLKEFKTFIAQGNVLDLAVGVVIGAAFGKITTSLVEDIINPILGVIIGGVDFTQLKMVLKDAVGETPEVAIKYGNFIQVLIQFLIIAWVIFMIVKAANRLKLSSKKD, from the coding sequence ATGCTCAAAGAATTTAAGACTTTTATCGCGCAAGGGAATGTTCTCGACCTAGCCGTCGGGGTAGTGATTGGCGCTGCATTCGGCAAAATTACAACTTCTCTGGTAGAAGATATCATCAATCCTATCCTCGGGGTAATCATTGGTGGTGTAGACTTCACACAACTCAAAATGGTTCTTAAAGACGCCGTGGGAGAAACACCTGAGGTGGCCATCAAATACGGCAATTTTATTCAGGTGCTAATTCAGTTTTTGATCATTGCCTGGGTGATATTTATGATTGTCAAGGCTGCAAACCGGCTAAAACTTTCGTCAAAAAAGGATTAG
- a CDS encoding YegP family protein, whose translation MSKFVIILRKNGEFQFDLKANNGQTILTSEGYKAKTACLNGIESVKTNSSQDNRYDKKTSSNGKYYFNLKAANGQVIGSSEMYESLSGMSNGIDSVKKNAPTATIEDSSEL comes from the coding sequence ATGAGCAAATTTGTTATCATTCTCCGAAAGAACGGCGAGTTTCAATTTGATTTGAAGGCAAATAACGGTCAAACCATTTTAACCAGTGAGGGTTACAAAGCAAAGACGGCTTGCTTGAATGGCATAGAGTCAGTGAAGACAAACTCATCGCAGGACAATCGTTACGACAAGAAGACCTCTTCGAATGGTAAATATTATTTCAATCTCAAAGCTGCAAACGGCCAAGTAATTGGAAGCAGCGAAATGTATGAAAGCCTTTCGGGAATGAGCAATGGGATTGACTCTGTAAAGAAAAATGCACCAACAGCGACTATAGAGGATAGTAGCGAATTATAA